A single genomic interval of Antarcticibacterium arcticum harbors:
- a CDS encoding lysophospholipid acyltransferase family protein, producing MQRLVFWLIYPFLLLISYLPFRLFYLFSDFIFFVVYHLIGYRKKTVLENLKLAFPERSQSDLLRVRKIFYSHMCDMFLEMVKSITITDEEIKKRFEFTNKEEILRIRKMDKSIILMCGHYASYEWMNALQLFGIDYRGFGIYKKVKNPYFDKMARDIRGRYDGVLIPTVEATKTIARNEQQGIRGVYGMVADQSPKLNRSKYWMDFMNVKVPVFTGSEKLAKDHDMAVVYLHVDKVKRGYYRASFITITDNPKVEKDFMITRTFFELLEKQIRNAPEYYLWTHKRWKHRYESVNTEKIIID from the coding sequence ATGCAGCGTTTAGTTTTCTGGTTGATATATCCCTTTTTACTGCTAATTTCCTATCTGCCTTTTCGCCTTTTCTATCTTTTTTCTGACTTTATTTTCTTTGTAGTTTATCACCTGATTGGGTATAGAAAAAAAACAGTACTGGAAAATTTAAAGCTTGCTTTTCCTGAAAGGTCTCAATCAGATTTGCTCAGGGTACGCAAAATTTTTTACAGTCATATGTGCGATATGTTTCTGGAAATGGTAAAAAGCATAACAATTACAGATGAGGAGATCAAAAAGCGATTTGAATTCACCAACAAGGAAGAGATCCTGCGCATTAGGAAAATGGATAAAAGCATCATTTTAATGTGCGGGCATTATGCCAGTTATGAGTGGATGAATGCCCTGCAATTATTTGGGATAGATTACAGGGGATTCGGGATTTATAAAAAGGTGAAAAATCCATATTTTGATAAAATGGCCAGGGATATACGGGGAAGGTATGACGGGGTATTAATTCCAACCGTGGAAGCAACAAAAACTATTGCCCGTAATGAACAACAGGGAATTCGGGGCGTTTACGGAATGGTGGCCGACCAGTCTCCAAAATTAAACCGTTCAAAGTACTGGATGGATTTTATGAATGTGAAAGTTCCGGTTTTTACGGGGTCTGAAAAACTTGCCAAAGACCACGATATGGCCGTAGTATATTTGCACGTTGATAAAGTGAAACGAGGTTATTACCGTGCGTCCTTTATAACAATAACCGACAATCCTAAAGTAGAGAAAGATTTTATGATCACCCGAACATTTTTTGAATTGCTTGAAAAACAAATAAGGAATGCCCCCGAATATTATTTATGGACCCATAAACGGTGGAAACACCGTTATGAGTCCGTAAATACTGAAAAGATCATAATAGATTAA
- a CDS encoding rhomboid family intramembrane serine protease: protein MGDLNLVTIIIIAANVIISYMGFKDPVFFEKYKFNVGDIKRGAKYQIFSSGFLHVDTSHLFVNMLTLYFFANVVLYDLGAIGFIIVYLASLIIGNLLSYFFHKDENSYSAVGASGAVMGILYSAILLRPDMMLGLFFIIPIPAYVFGIGYLLYTIYGMKNRVGNIGHDAHFGGAVGGYIITIALAPWVFQQHLLMVILLAIPIVVLFILQKLGKI, encoded by the coding sequence ATGGGAGATTTGAATTTGGTTACAATTATAATAATTGCAGCAAATGTTATAATATCTTATATGGGATTTAAAGATCCCGTTTTTTTTGAAAAATATAAATTCAATGTTGGAGATATAAAAAGAGGGGCAAAATACCAAATATTTAGCTCAGGTTTTCTTCATGTAGATACCTCTCATTTATTCGTTAACATGCTTACGCTTTATTTCTTTGCCAACGTAGTCTTATATGATCTAGGTGCTATTGGATTTATTATCGTTTACCTGGCAAGTTTAATAATAGGAAATTTATTGAGTTATTTCTTCCATAAGGATGAGAACTCTTATAGCGCCGTTGGCGCCAGTGGAGCGGTAATGGGGATCTTATATTCGGCCATTCTCTTACGCCCGGATATGATGTTGGGATTATTTTTTATAATTCCTATTCCCGCCTATGTTTTTGGAATAGGTTATTTGCTTTACACTATTTATGGTATGAAAAACCGCGTAGGTAATATAGGTCACGATGCCCATTTTGGAGGAGCAGTGGGTGGTTATATTATCACAATCGCACTGGCACCCTGGGTTTTTCAGCAACATTTACTAATGGTAATTTTACTGGCCATTCCCATAGTGGTGTTATTTATTCTTCAAAAGCTTGGAAAGATTTAA
- the glmM gene encoding phosphoglucosamine mutase, translated as MSLIKSISGIRGTIGGKPGDNLTPLDTVKFAAAYGTWLKNEYPGKELNVVIGRDARISGAMVQNLVMNTLLGMGINVTDVGLSTTPTVEVAVTLEKANGGIILTASHNPKQWNALKLLNEKGEFLNGADGEKILKYAESESFEFAEVDALGTITVIEDYMDRHIEEVLKLPLVDAEKVKAAKFKVVVDAVNSTGGIAIPALLNKLGVETVELYCEPNGHFPHNPEPLKEHLGDIMKLVVTEKANLGIVVDPDVDRLAIIDENGEMFGEEYTLVACADYVLGKTPGATVSNLSSSRALRDLTRQHGQQYKASAVGEVNVVQLMKDTNAIIGGEGNGGIIYPESHYGRDSLVGVALFLTHLAEKNIEVSALRKEYPIYFMSKNKIELTPGLDVDGILEQVQKNHSAEEISTIDGVKIDFEENWVHLRKSNTEPIIRIYTEAKSQQEADDLAQNMIAEIKEIVG; from the coding sequence ATGAGTTTAATAAAATCAATTTCCGGCATTCGGGGTACAATTGGAGGAAAACCCGGCGACAATTTAACTCCTTTAGATACGGTGAAGTTTGCAGCGGCATACGGCACCTGGTTAAAAAATGAATATCCCGGGAAAGAGCTGAATGTTGTTATAGGAAGAGATGCGCGTATTTCGGGAGCTATGGTTCAAAACCTGGTAATGAACACCCTTTTGGGAATGGGAATTAATGTAACCGATGTAGGTTTATCTACTACTCCTACAGTTGAGGTGGCAGTAACGCTTGAAAAAGCCAATGGAGGGATCATTTTAACCGCCAGCCATAATCCCAAACAATGGAATGCCCTGAAACTGCTTAATGAAAAAGGAGAATTTTTGAATGGTGCTGATGGTGAAAAGATCCTCAAATATGCGGAAAGTGAATCTTTTGAATTTGCTGAGGTAGATGCCCTGGGAACGATCACTGTTATAGAAGATTATATGGATCGTCATATTGAGGAAGTTTTAAAACTTCCCCTTGTTGATGCCGAAAAAGTGAAGGCAGCTAAGTTCAAGGTAGTTGTGGATGCCGTAAATTCAACGGGAGGAATAGCAATACCTGCATTATTGAATAAGCTGGGAGTGGAAACCGTGGAGTTATATTGCGAACCTAACGGGCACTTTCCCCATAATCCGGAGCCCTTAAAAGAACATTTAGGGGATATTATGAAATTGGTGGTTACAGAAAAGGCAAATCTGGGAATTGTTGTAGACCCTGATGTTGACCGTCTGGCTATAATAGATGAGAATGGGGAAATGTTTGGGGAAGAATATACCCTTGTTGCTTGTGCAGATTATGTCCTGGGAAAAACCCCGGGGGCAACTGTAAGCAACCTGTCCTCATCCCGTGCATTAAGAGACCTTACAAGACAACATGGCCAACAATATAAGGCAAGCGCCGTAGGTGAGGTCAATGTAGTGCAACTAATGAAGGATACGAACGCTATTATAGGTGGTGAAGGTAATGGAGGTATAATCTATCCTGAATCTCATTATGGGCGTGACAGTCTGGTGGGAGTCGCCTTGTTCCTTACTCATCTGGCTGAGAAAAATATTGAAGTTTCAGCTTTGCGCAAAGAATATCCGATTTATTTCATGAGTAAAAATAAGATCGAGCTTACACCTGGGCTTGATGTAGATGGAATCCTCGAACAGGTTCAAAAAAATCATTCCGCGGAAGAAATTTCTACTATTGATGGAGTAAAGATCGATTTTGAGGAAAATTGGGTACATCTTAGAAAATCCAATACAGAGCCTATTATAAGGATCTATACTGAAGCCAAATCGCAGCAGGAGGCTGATGATCTAGCCCAAAATATGATTGCAGAAATTAAAGAGATCGTAGGTTAA
- a CDS encoding TlpA disulfide reductase family protein has product MKYLFLIVLSISLTSCQEDTNGYAISGNVKNLENGKMIYVSSIDQNNQPQIIDSVLVENEKFSLDLAEVEVSGLSFLTIKGVNGNVMFISENEPIKFEIYKDSLDASKVSGGKENQIFYEYLNHLKGLNQEMMQLRMEMQQMATTSRDPESMARFQQKELELRERDMVFKKKMIKENPAAYVSVLVLTDMQSMGASTSELKEHYEMLSEEMKQLPLAKSLKSGLDKRSAVEIGSKAPRFTGPDPAGNQLALEDLMGKVTLIDFWAAWCRPCRIENPNIVRIYNKYHDHGFNIIGVSLDRGDQRDRWLQAIEEDKLTWPQISNLQFWDEPIAQLYGVRAIPAAFILDENGVIVATNLRGDDLENKVKELLEK; this is encoded by the coding sequence ATGAAATATCTATTCTTAATTGTTTTATCAATAAGTCTTACAAGTTGTCAGGAAGACACCAATGGTTATGCCATTTCGGGAAATGTGAAAAATCTTGAAAATGGAAAAATGATCTATGTTTCCAGTATAGACCAGAATAACCAGCCACAGATTATTGATTCTGTCCTGGTTGAAAATGAAAAATTTTCGCTGGATCTGGCAGAAGTAGAAGTTTCCGGTTTAAGTTTTTTAACCATAAAAGGAGTGAATGGAAATGTAATGTTCATTTCAGAAAATGAACCTATAAAATTTGAAATTTACAAAGATAGTCTTGACGCCTCAAAAGTTTCGGGTGGAAAGGAAAACCAGATCTTTTATGAATATTTGAACCATTTGAAAGGACTTAACCAGGAAATGATGCAGTTGCGTATGGAAATGCAACAAATGGCAACTACCTCCCGTGATCCTGAAAGCATGGCCCGCTTTCAGCAGAAGGAACTTGAACTAAGGGAACGGGATATGGTCTTTAAGAAAAAGATGATAAAAGAAAATCCTGCAGCCTATGTTTCAGTATTGGTTTTGACAGATATGCAAAGTATGGGTGCCTCCACCAGTGAACTGAAAGAGCATTACGAGATGCTTTCCGAAGAAATGAAGCAGTTACCCCTGGCTAAAAGTCTAAAATCCGGGCTTGACAAAAGAAGTGCGGTAGAAATAGGCAGTAAAGCACCCCGGTTCACAGGACCGGATCCTGCCGGCAATCAACTTGCTCTGGAAGACCTTATGGGCAAAGTAACGCTTATAGATTTTTGGGCAGCCTGGTGCAGACCATGTAGGATAGAAAACCCTAATATAGTAAGGATCTACAACAAGTATCATGACCATGGATTCAATATTATTGGAGTTTCTCTTGACAGGGGAGATCAACGTGACCGTTGGTTGCAGGCTATAGAGGAAGATAAACTTACCTGGCCACAAATCTCAAACCTTCAGTTTTGGGATGAGCCTATTGCACAGTTATATGGAGTAAGAGCTATTCCGGCAGCGTTTATTCTTGATGAAAATGGTGTAATTGTGGCTACCAACCTTAGGGGAGATGACCTGGAAAACAAAGTGAAAGAATTACTTGAGAAATAA
- a CDS encoding Pycsar system effector family protein yields the protein MSDIITKADNFVLDLFKEKLPNSYIYHNYNHTQRVVKSTKELIENSEINVKEEQALLLAAWLHDSGYTKKFVGHEEESVKIANEFLKENNVDEDIIKMVEECILATKFDSTPTTKLGMIIKDADSSHLAKDYFLETSEFLRQELQLLNIKNYTAVEWLDENIQMLTEKHRYHTTYAVKNWKPNKDKNLSELLERKNKTRQKLKKEETKAELKASAKNNNPEKSIQTLFRVTLRNHIKLSDIADTKANILLSVNAIIISLALANLIPQLNAATNKHLLIPTMILIVFSVASIILSIMSTRPNVTSGEFTKEQVEKRQVNLLFFGNFHKMPFEQFKWGMNELIKDKDYVYESMMLDLHLLGIVLQRKYMLLRLTYNVFMIGILVSVFSYVVAFYLI from the coding sequence ATGAGTGATATAATTACTAAGGCCGACAATTTTGTTCTTGATCTTTTCAAGGAAAAATTACCCAATTCATACATATATCATAACTATAACCATACTCAAAGGGTGGTTAAAAGTACTAAAGAATTAATTGAGAATTCCGAAATAAATGTTAAAGAAGAACAGGCCTTATTGCTTGCCGCGTGGCTTCACGACAGTGGTTACACCAAAAAGTTTGTTGGGCATGAGGAAGAAAGTGTAAAAATTGCAAATGAGTTTTTGAAGGAAAATAATGTTGATGAAGATATCATTAAAATGGTTGAGGAATGTATCCTGGCCACCAAATTTGATTCTACCCCCACCACAAAATTAGGAATGATTATAAAGGATGCAGATAGTTCTCATCTTGCAAAAGATTATTTTTTGGAAACCAGTGAATTTTTAAGACAGGAACTTCAATTGCTCAATATAAAAAACTATACAGCTGTTGAATGGCTTGATGAAAACATTCAAATGTTAACCGAAAAACATAGGTACCACACTACTTATGCAGTTAAGAACTGGAAGCCCAATAAGGACAAAAATCTTTCAGAATTGCTGGAAAGGAAAAATAAAACCAGACAAAAACTAAAGAAAGAGGAAACCAAAGCTGAATTAAAAGCCAGCGCTAAGAATAACAATCCTGAAAAAAGTATTCAGACCTTATTTCGGGTAACTCTCAGGAACCATATTAAATTAAGTGATATTGCCGATACCAAAGCAAATATCCTGTTATCTGTAAACGCTATAATTATTTCCCTGGCCCTTGCCAATTTAATTCCGCAGCTCAATGCAGCTACAAATAAGCATTTATTGATACCTACTATGATATTGATAGTTTTTAGTGTGGCATCCATAATCCTTTCCATCATGTCTACGCGACCTAACGTTACCTCCGGAGAATTTACAAAGGAGCAGGTAGAGAAAAGACAGGTTAACCTGTTATTCTTCGGAAATTTTCATAAAATGCCTTTTGAACAATTCAAATGGGGTATGAATGAATTGATCAAGGATAAAGATTATGTATATGAATCTATGATGCTGGATCTACACCTTCTGGGAATTGTACTACAACGAAAATATATGTTGCTGCGCCTTACCTATAATGTATTTATGATAGGGATTCTGGTATCGGTATTTAGTTATGTAGTAGCATTTTATTTAATTTAA
- a CDS encoding SIMPL domain-containing protein — protein sequence MRSIFILVAFVVTLTMQAQQNSPIQPMVVVTGEGIVKIVPDQVLIKSRIEHEGDNAQEVKRKNDAGVDQVIKYLKSQGIPEKNIKTDYVNLNKNYDYNNKTYSYVANQAISIKLDDLKNYEKIMSGLLNAGLNRIDGIQFMSSQIEKHTTEARRRAVLDSKKKAEEYAAPLNQSIGKAISINEVETGSYPPMYRMEMKVSADMGEQETIAPGEMEVKARVTIGFHLN from the coding sequence ATGAGATCAATATTTATTTTAGTCGCGTTTGTTGTGACCTTAACTATGCAGGCCCAGCAGAATTCCCCCATCCAGCCAATGGTTGTAGTTACTGGTGAAGGTATTGTAAAAATAGTACCAGACCAGGTTCTTATTAAATCCAGAATCGAACACGAAGGCGATAATGCGCAGGAAGTGAAAAGAAAAAATGACGCCGGTGTAGACCAGGTGATCAAATATTTAAAATCCCAGGGTATTCCTGAAAAGAATATTAAGACAGATTATGTGAACCTGAACAAGAATTATGACTATAATAATAAAACCTATAGTTATGTAGCCAATCAGGCAATTTCAATAAAACTGGATGATCTTAAGAATTATGAAAAAATTATGTCCGGTCTTCTTAATGCCGGTCTTAATCGTATAGACGGAATCCAATTCATGTCTTCTCAAATTGAAAAGCATACTACAGAGGCGCGAAGAAGAGCTGTATTGGACAGCAAAAAGAAAGCTGAAGAATATGCAGCTCCTTTAAATCAAAGTATTGGAAAGGCCATAAGTATAAATGAGGTTGAAACAGGATCTTATCCTCCAATGTATCGTATGGAAATGAAAGTGAGTGCAGATATGGGGGAACAGGAAACTATTGCCCCAGGCGAAATGGAAGTTAAAGCCCGGGTCACTATAGGATTTCATCTTAATTAA
- a CDS encoding GAF domain-containing protein: MKNQLKDFPLDIKISFHKIIQQFSEQVENENSSIAKKYKEEVLQYVSSFPQLEEGIDDPADLKKYQDPIRILLNDLFPAILSNNEIKAVSLPFHNIIFNASQRFRKILDEAGPDYKLAMRNMDESMNYVYGCILVLNHHYGYKIDFSRPLYYDIPNKDGILKHYRLALNADFIDIYPGENAKKITEKDVDLLIQNMEDIALWKEMFPPRSWIFKGFTIINLTDVTVDDAISELKTTLLHQETADQSELIKFQDIFRSIYKIPDLRVGFTVYNSNEDTFERMNNREGKSFILDKEEVAEGKKGVYKEAYHKLINEQTYYTISNVESYVKKSGEDHLSQNLKKHQIKSCILAPIANGIELLGILELGSTRKNELNSINAIKLDDILPYIVTAVERNKNEFENRVKAVIQSECTSIHPSVLWIFENEAKRFIRDQDQDGLASFRDIAFKDVYPLYGQIDIVGSSEARNEAIQGDLLYQMGLLEEIINSAYETEKLPIYDQVNFRLKEFKDELENSLNASSEQKVINLLQREVNPLMDHLSKQSKHLKKLVEDYQGKLNPETGVVYDLRKNYDETVQKLNRTMARFIDRKQVEAQRIYPHYFERYKTDGVDHNIYIGASLTYKRPFNKVYLYNLRLWQLSTMCEMENRFYQVQKTTPVKLDAASLILVFNSTLSIRYRMDEKKFDVDGTYNARYEIIKKRIDKAFIKNTEERITVKGKIVIVYSQSADEREYLRYIKYLQTKKYLGEELEILELEDVQGVIGLKALRVDILYTPDEKAPDKTITYEGLVDYLN; encoded by the coding sequence ATGAAGAACCAGTTAAAGGATTTTCCTCTAGATATTAAAATTAGTTTTCATAAGATCATTCAGCAATTTAGCGAACAGGTTGAAAATGAGAACAGCAGCATTGCTAAAAAATATAAAGAAGAGGTGCTTCAATATGTGTCCTCCTTCCCCCAACTGGAGGAAGGAATTGATGATCCTGCCGATCTTAAAAAATATCAGGATCCCATAAGGATTCTTCTTAATGATCTTTTTCCTGCCATACTTTCAAATAACGAAATTAAGGCAGTATCCCTGCCTTTTCATAACATAATTTTTAATGCATCCCAACGCTTCCGGAAGATCCTGGATGAAGCAGGGCCAGATTATAAGCTTGCCATGCGCAATATGGATGAAAGCATGAATTATGTGTACGGGTGTATACTGGTGCTGAACCATCATTATGGATATAAAATAGATTTTTCCCGTCCCCTTTATTATGACATTCCCAATAAAGATGGGATCCTAAAACACTATCGCCTGGCCTTAAATGCCGATTTTATTGACATTTACCCCGGTGAGAATGCTAAAAAAATTACTGAAAAGGATGTAGATCTCCTTATTCAGAACATGGAGGATATCGCACTCTGGAAAGAGATGTTTCCCCCTCGAAGCTGGATATTTAAAGGGTTTACAATTATTAATCTTACAGATGTTACGGTAGATGATGCGATCTCTGAGCTAAAAACCACATTGCTTCATCAGGAAACTGCAGATCAGAGTGAATTAATTAAATTTCAGGATATATTCAGGTCAATTTATAAGATCCCGGATCTTCGCGTGGGTTTTACGGTTTACAACAGTAATGAAGACACCTTTGAAAGAATGAATAACCGTGAGGGGAAAAGTTTTATTCTGGATAAAGAAGAAGTAGCCGAAGGAAAAAAAGGAGTTTATAAAGAAGCCTATCACAAACTTATAAACGAGCAAACCTATTATACAATTTCAAATGTTGAATCTTATGTGAAAAAATCTGGTGAAGATCATCTTTCACAAAACCTTAAAAAGCATCAGATAAAGAGTTGTATCCTGGCACCCATTGCCAATGGAATCGAATTGTTGGGAATTTTAGAGTTGGGTTCTACCAGAAAAAATGAATTAAACAGCATTAACGCCATAAAGCTGGATGATATCCTGCCTTATATTGTTACTGCAGTAGAAAGAAATAAAAACGAATTTGAGAACAGGGTGAAGGCGGTGATCCAAAGCGAATGCACCTCCATACACCCAAGCGTGCTCTGGATCTTTGAGAACGAGGCAAAAAGATTTATTAGGGATCAGGATCAGGACGGCCTGGCCTCCTTTAGGGATATAGCGTTTAAAGATGTATATCCTTTATATGGGCAAATTGATATTGTGGGCTCTTCAGAAGCAAGAAATGAAGCCATACAGGGAGATTTGTTATATCAAATGGGCCTTCTGGAAGAAATAATAAACAGCGCCTATGAGACCGAAAAATTGCCTATTTATGATCAGGTAAATTTTCGGCTTAAAGAATTTAAAGATGAACTGGAGAACAGTCTTAATGCTTCCAGTGAGCAAAAGGTGATCAACCTGTTACAACGGGAAGTAAACCCTTTAATGGATCATCTTTCCAAACAATCAAAACACCTTAAAAAACTGGTGGAGGATTATCAGGGTAAATTAAATCCTGAAACAGGGGTGGTGTACGATCTCAGGAAAAATTATGATGAGACGGTTCAAAAACTCAATCGTACTATGGCCCGGTTTATAGACAGGAAACAAGTAGAGGCCCAAAGGATCTATCCGCATTATTTTGAGCGTTATAAAACAGATGGGGTAGACCACAATATTTATATAGGGGCTTCCCTTACGTACAAGCGCCCGTTTAATAAGGTATATCTCTATAACCTGCGGCTATGGCAATTGAGTACCATGTGCGAAATGGAAAACAGGTTCTACCAGGTGCAAAAAACCACTCCGGTAAAACTTGACGCTGCATCCCTTATATTGGTATTTAACAGTACTTTATCTATCCGTTATCGTATGGATGAGAAAAAATTTGATGTTGACGGCACCTATAATGCCCGCTATGAAATCATCAAAAAAAGAATAGATAAGGCATTTATTAAAAATACCGAAGAGAGGATCACCGTGAAAGGTAAGATCGTAATTGTTTATTCCCAAAGTGCCGATGAGCGGGAATATTTACGGTATATAAAATACCTACAAACCAAAAAATATCTGGGAGAAGAGCTGGAGATCCTGGAATTGGAGGATGTGCAGGGAGTGATTGGGCTTAAAGCATTGAGGGTGGACATTTTGTACACCCCCGATGAAAAAGCACCCGATAAAACTATTACCTATGAAGGGTTGGTAGATTATTTAAATTAA